A stretch of Malus sylvestris chromosome 11, drMalSylv7.2, whole genome shotgun sequence DNA encodes these proteins:
- the LOC126588527 gene encoding uncharacterized protein LOC126588527 isoform X1: MKTVVGMVVSNKMQKSVVVAVDRLFHHKLYNRYVKRTSKFMAHDEQNHCNIGDRVRLDPSRPLSKRKHWVVAEILTKARIYQPPVPSDSPPASTQTTS; this comes from the exons ATGAAGACGGTGGTAGGGATGGTAGTTTCCAATAAGATGCAGAAGTCGGTGGTGGTGGCAGTGGACCGGCTGTTCCATCACAAGCTCTACAACCGATACGTGAAGAGGACCTCCAAGTTCATGGCCCATGATGAGCAGAATCATTGCAACATCGGTGACCGA GTTCGATTGGATCCATCGAGGCCTCTGAGCAAGCGCAAACATTGGGTTGTGGCTGAAATCCTCACCAAAGCACGCATCTACCAGCCTCCTGTACCATCAGATTCACCTCCAGCTTCAACACAGACTACATCTTAA
- the LOC126588524 gene encoding flagellar radial spoke protein 5 isoform X2 codes for MAELLHHNSLSKFTFSSIKKGRTTKRIQKLSWRPVQGVLTEDNRQAVVKNGKDSLDICRVVNGMWQTSGGWGQIDRDNAVDAMLKYADAGLTTFDMADIYGPAEDLYGIFINRVRQERPPEYLEKVRGLTKWVPPPVKMTSSFVRDSINVSRKRMDVASLDMLQFHWWDYANTGYLDALKHLTDLKEEGKIKTVALTNFDTERLQIILENEIPVVSNQVQHSIVDMRPQQKMAELCQLTGVKLITYGTVMGGLLSEKFLDTNLNIPFAGPPLNTPSLQKYKRMVDAWGGWSLFQALLQTLKGIATKHGVSIANVAVKYVLDQQAVAGSMVGVRLGLSEHIQDCNAVFSLALDEEDVNSIKEVTKKGKNLLKVIGDCGDEYRR; via the exons ATGGCAGAGTTGTTGCACCATAATTCTCTAAGCAAATTTACGTTTAGTTCGATCAAGAAAGGAAGAACAACCAAAAGAATTCAGAAACTCAGCTGGAGGCCAGTTCAGGGTGTGCTAACTGAAGATAACCGACAGGCCGTGGTTAAGAATGGCAAGGATTCGCTAGACATATGTCGGGTTGTTAATGGGATGTGGCAGACGAGCGGTGGCTGGGGTCAAATTGATAGAGACAATGCAGTTGATGCTATGCTTAAATATGCTGATGCTGGACTCACCACTTTTGATATGGCAGATATAT ATGGACCGGCTGAAGATCTATATGGCATCTTTATCAATCGAGTTCGTCAGGAGCGTCCACCAGAGTACTTGGAAAAGGTCAGAGG TCTTACGAAATGGGTGCCACCGCCTGTTAAGATGACAAGTAGTTTTGTAAGGGACAGTATTAATGTTTCACGAAAGAGAATGGACGTGGCTTCCTTGGACATGCTTCAGTTTCATTG GTGGGATTATGCAAATACTGGTTACCTTGATGCACTAAAACACCTTACAGATTTGAAAGAAGAAG GTAAAATTAAGACAGTCGCCTTGACAAATTTCGATACAGAGAGGCTACAGATAATCCTAGAAAATGAGATTCCTGTTGTAAGCAATCAG GTCCAGCATTCCATTGTCGATATGCGTCCTCAACAGAAAATGGCAGAGCTTTGTCAGCTCACTGGAGTCAAACTTAtaac GTATGGGACTGTAATGGGCGGTCTATTATCTGAAAAGTTCCTCGATACCAACTTGAACATTCCTTTTGCCGGGCCTCCATTAAACACTCCCTCCCTCCAAAAGTACAAACGA ATGGTTGATGCCTGGGGTGGTTGGAGTCTTTTCCAAGCTCTTCTACAGACACTCAAAGGCATCGCTACTAAACACGGAGTCTCCATTGCTAATGTTGCGGTGAAATACGTTCTAGATCAG CAAGCAGTTGCAGGATCAATGGTAGGTGTTAGACTCGGGCTGTCGGAACACATCCAAGACTGCAATGCTGTGTTCTCACTTGCTCTCGATGAGGAAGATGTAAACAGCATAAAAGAAGTCacaaagaaagggaaaaatcTCCTTAAAGTGATTGGGGACTGTGGAGATGAATACCGGCGTTGA
- the LOC126588524 gene encoding flagellar radial spoke protein 5 isoform X1: MATLHLHSALANPTPFKSTNTQISSRREPPRRRANSVRCGEATQVTGETHRVTVKNGNDSLDICRVLNGMWQTSGGWGRIDRDDAVEAMLRYADAGLSTFDMADHYGPAEDLYGIFINRVRQERPPEYLEKVRGLTKWVPPPVKMTSSFVRDSINVSRKRMDVASLDMLQFHWWDYANTGYLDALKHLTDLKEEGKIKTVALTNFDTERLQIILENEIPVVSNQVQHSIVDMRPQQKMAELCQLTGVKLITYGTVMGGLLSEKFLDTNLNIPFAGPPLNTPSLQKYKRMVDAWGGWSLFQALLQTLKGIATKHGVSIANVAVKYVLDQQAVAGSMVGVRLGLSEHIQDCNAVFSLALDEEDVNSIKEVTKKGKNLLKVIGDCGDEYRR; encoded by the exons ATGGCAACTTTACATTTACACAGCGCCCTAGCTAACCCGACGCCGTTCAAATCCACAAACACCCAGATTTCATCTCGGCGAGAGCCACCCAGGCGCCGAGCCAACTCGGTCAGGTGCGGCGAGGCAACTCAGGTCACCGGCGAGACCCACCGAGTCACGGTGAAGAACGGGAACGATTCTCTGGACATATGCCGAGTACTGAACGGAATGTGGCAGACGAGCGGTGGCTGGGGCAGAATCGACCGAGACGACGCCGTCGAGGCCATGCTCCGCTACGCAGACGCTGGCCTCTCCACCTTCGACATGGCAGACCACT ATGGACCGGCTGAAGATCTATATGGCATCTTTATCAATCGAGTTCGTCAGGAGCGTCCACCAGAGTACTTGGAAAAGGTCAGAGG TCTTACGAAATGGGTGCCACCGCCTGTTAAGATGACAAGTAGTTTTGTAAGGGACAGTATTAATGTTTCACGAAAGAGAATGGACGTGGCTTCCTTGGACATGCTTCAGTTTCATTG GTGGGATTATGCAAATACTGGTTACCTTGATGCACTAAAACACCTTACAGATTTGAAAGAAGAAG GTAAAATTAAGACAGTCGCCTTGACAAATTTCGATACAGAGAGGCTACAGATAATCCTAGAAAATGAGATTCCTGTTGTAAGCAATCAG GTCCAGCATTCCATTGTCGATATGCGTCCTCAACAGAAAATGGCAGAGCTTTGTCAGCTCACTGGAGTCAAACTTAtaac GTATGGGACTGTAATGGGCGGTCTATTATCTGAAAAGTTCCTCGATACCAACTTGAACATTCCTTTTGCCGGGCCTCCATTAAACACTCCCTCCCTCCAAAAGTACAAACGA ATGGTTGATGCCTGGGGTGGTTGGAGTCTTTTCCAAGCTCTTCTACAGACACTCAAAGGCATCGCTACTAAACACGGAGTCTCCATTGCTAATGTTGCGGTGAAATACGTTCTAGATCAG CAAGCAGTTGCAGGATCAATGGTAGGTGTTAGACTCGGGCTGTCGGAACACATCCAAGACTGCAATGCTGTGTTCTCACTTGCTCTCGATGAGGAAGATGTAAACAGCATAAAAGAAGTCacaaagaaagggaaaaatcTCCTTAAAGTGATTGGGGACTGTGGAGATGAATACCGGCGTTGA
- the LOC126588527 gene encoding uncharacterized protein LOC126588527 isoform X2: MKTVVGMVVSNKMQKSVVVAVDRLFHHKLYNRYVKRTSKFMAHDEQNHCNIGDRVRLDPSRPLSKRKHWVVAEILTKARIYQPPVPSDSPPASTQTTS; this comes from the exons ATGAAGACGGTGGTAGGGATGGTAGTTTCCAATAAGATGCAGAAGTCGGTGGTGGTGGCAGTGGACCGGCTGTTCCATCACAAGCTCTACAACCGATACGTGAAGAGGACCTCCAAGTTCATGGCCCATGATGAGCAGAATCATTGCAACATCGGTGACCGA GTTCGATTGGATCCATCGAGGCCTCTGAGCAAGCGCAAACATTGGGTTGTGGCTGAAATCCTCACCAAAGCACGCATCTACCAGCCTCCTGTACCATCAGATTCACCTCCAGCTTCAACACAGACTACATC gtga